GTGGGTTACCTGTGCTTTCTCACCGCGGCGCTCTACGTTCCGCTGAGCCTCGTGCCGTTTGTCCGAACCGGCCCGTTCGCCTGGCATGGGTTGCTGAACTTCTGGGCCGTTTTCGTGATGTTCTTCGTACTGATCGCCGTCGTGACGCCGTACGCGTTGCGCGCGGTGGGCCGGCTCGAACAAGAAGACTCCGCCGCTGCGAAATAGCCTGTGGCTCAACGCCGTCGCGAGGTGGCAGCTTGACCGACGATGCGGTTGGTGGGACTGTCCTTGGTCGCAATCGGGGAATGGCCGTCGGGGCAGTTGTAGGCGCTGCCGGGACCGCAGACCCCGCCGGTGCGCCATTCGCGGTCGACGAATGGCTTGGCCATTACCGCGTGCATACCCCAGTACGAGTACGGGATGTTGTACGTGACCAGCATCGCGAGCTGGCATGCGCCCATGATCGCCAGGAAGCGCGCGAAGGTGCGCAACCGGCCGCTGCGGATGCGCAGCGCGTTCAGGCCTCGTTCGGGCAGACTGCGGCCGTGGTCGTCGCGGAAGAAGTGCAGGCTCGCCAGAGCGGTGTAGGTGCCCGCCCAGCTGATCGTCTCGTAAACCGGGAACTGGTGGTCGGTGCCGGCCCACAGACTCAGCGCCGGCACCACGCTGCCGTAGTTGAACAATTGCGTACGGGTGATGAAGCTCTCCAGCACGATGTCGAAGACGCTAAACGCCAAGTAGGAATACCCGACGAGCCGCAGCCACGACATCGTGGCGTTCTTGCTACGCAACCGGGCCATGAAACGAGAGCCGGCGTAGGCGGGAATGCCGACCAACCAGAAGTAGGCCGACAGCGCCCACAACGACAACGGAACCAGCTCACTGTTCGGACTCGACCAGCCGGGGATATGACTGGTCCAGCTGCCGAAGTTTATCGACGTTGTGCTGTAAAGGAATTGGACGGAGTTCCAGTTGATCCAGGGTTCTTGAAAACACAACGTGACACAAGCCAGGAAGAAGAGGCCGTCGAAGGTGAAGCGGCCAGTCTTGATCTTGGGCCGGATCACGAACCACCACAGGATGGCCACCGAGACAACCAGCGCGAAGATCTCCCAGCCGCGGATCAATACGACGTACCAGTCGGGTTCTGACCCCCGGCCCCTGGTGTTAGTGCGAAAGTCGCCGCTGACTATCCACGCGGTCCACACGTAGAGCATGAGTCCGAGCCAGAGCGCGCCGTTGAGAACCCACAGTCTGGCGGCTGAGCCGCGGTCGGCAGGACGCTCGTCGACGGTCTGCTTGGCCGCTGTGCCGAGTGTCATCGCACGCTTCTCTCAGCCCCGGCGCTACGGACGGGGAATCGAAACACCCGGACCGGGGCACGGATTGAGGCCGCGAGACGCCTCGTCGCCCGGATAGGCGCACATCTGGTTGATCATGTGCGACGGATATCCGTCCGGGAACGGCCCGGAATGCAGTGCCAGGAATTGATTCGGCACGAAATAGAAGATCGCGAACGCCGCATGTACGCCGCCGAAGATGGCCAGGAACTTGACCCATTGGCGCTTCGCCGGACCGGCTCGCAAACCGTCGATTCCGCGTTCGACGATGGTCCGGTTGCGGTCGTCGCGAAAGTAGCTGAGCGCGGCGATCGCGCCCAGCCCGAATCCCGCGAAGAAGATTGGTTCGGTCAAGGGCAGCTGATATGTTTTGCCGGAATACAAACTCAGCCAACGGATTCCGCCAGGATAGGCGTAGATGCCCAGCCGCAGCAGGATCGATTCGATGATCGTGTCGATGACGATCAGTCCGAGGAACAGGATGGCCCACACCGCCCACGCTGACAGCGCCGGACGACGGGCCTTGATCTTGCGGACGATGAAGAGAATCAGCATCACCTGGGAGAACACCAGAGCGGTGTAACCGGGTAGGCACACGAAGATGGGTTCGGGTAGTCGATCGGCGTGCGGGCTCACCCATCCGGGCCAGGATCCGGTGGCCCAGGCGCCGAAGTTGACCAGGCCGGAGTTGTAGAGCAGCGTCACCGATGTGTAGTTCATACACATGTCCCAGAAGAAGATCATCGCGCCCGACAGTGCGAGCATGCCGTCGGTGGTCAGCCGGCCCTCGCGGCGCCAGGGCCGAATTACCCAGGCCCACAGTCCTATTGCCGCTCCGATTGGAATGGCGATCTGCAGCACCAGGAACAGGCCCTGTTGGCCGCCGCTGATCGGATCGACACCGGGGTGGCTGGGCCGGAAGTTCGGGCCGAGGATCCAGCGCGCGAGGACATAGAACTCGAAGGCCAGCAATGCGGCTCCGATGACTGCCCATACCACGACGGCCGGAACGCTCCGCCGCGATTCGGGCGCGGGATCGGCGGCCAGTCCGCGGGCCGGTGCCACATGCGTCGTGATTCGCGTCATTGGCTCGCACTCCTTCGGCGCCGCGGTGGCGATCTCTGGCGAGCCTAGCTTTCGGAGTAACCACTCACAATAGTTGAATGACTATTTACTTTGATTGACTTGGGCGGCTGACCGCAGCCGTTCCAGTTCGATCGCCTGATCCGCGACAATCCGACGCAGTGTCTCGTTCTCGGCCCTCACCTGATCCAAGTGCTCGTCCCGGCGACGCGCGGCAGTAGCTCGCGCCGCCCAGTAGTGGTCCCAGCTCTCTTCGCTGACCACGGATGGCTTGTCCGCGGGTGGCCCGTCGGCAGAGTGCTGCAACACTTCAATGCCGGCCAGGATGTCGAGCAGGTCGTCGGCACCGGCGCCACCCAGCGCTGCGGCGACAAACGACCGCACGACCTCTGCCGTGTGGACCGTGTCCTCGGGAGTGGAGGCCGCGGCCGGTTCTCGGTATGCAGCGTCGAGCGTGATCAAGAAGATGATCCCGATAACCGCACGCGAGAGGAAGGAAGCGCTGACCCCGTGCCCGGGCATTCCGTCGAGCGCGACGCCCACCTTGTTCTCGAACCGGTCGAACAGCGGCACGATCTTGTCGTTGTAAAAACGCCGGCCCTCGCGGGCGTCGCTGAACAGTGCGACGCCCAGCAGCGGCAATACCGCCGCCATTGTCTCGAGGAACGATTCGTAAAAAGGCCCGACTGCCCGGCCCCTCCCAGTCCAGTAGTCCGTCGGCCCCGCTGATCACCCCCTTCGACGAACTCGGCAACCGGTTCCACGACGGCGACCTCGAAAAGTTCCTGCTTGGAGGTGAAGTGGCGGTAGAGCATGCTCTCGGCCACACCGGCGGCGTCGGCGATGGTCGATGTCCGCGCCCCGGCCAGTCCGCTCGAGGCGAAAACCGACTGCGCCGCGGCGATGATCTCGCGGCGACGTTGCGCGCCGGTGAGTCTGCCCCGCCCGGTTCTTGACCCCGGTGCAGCTGCCCGCGGTGGCGTCTGCCGTGTTGTCACCAGCGCTCCCTTCGGCCAACCGTGTTGGTCAGTGCAAGCCACTCGAGACAATAGACTAGATATTCACATTTTGTGAGTGCGCAATCACTACAGTACGGTTCGGACTGGAAACCTGAGCCGCTCGGCGACCAGCCAGAGAGAGAATAAGCCAGCAACGTCGTGTATGGCGGCCAGGCAGAGGTCTTCAAGATCCTGCTCAGAAATGTTTCGTGGCAAGGGTTTCGACGCTGTGCGTGTGAACTGGGCAGCGCGGGGGGAGAAAGTCGCGTCGACCGTTAGCGGAATCGGCGCACGGTGCGCTCGGTTAACCCCCCAACCTTCGTCGCCGCCCCAGGTGAAGCGTGTGGTCGCCTCGGCCAGCCAGTGCGACGCGGTCGGCTCGGGGTCACGTCCGATCACCATTTCGCTGGTTCCGGCCATCGAGAGCGTCGCCGCCTGACCCGGCTCGGCCGTGATATCGACGATCCCGCGCTCGGTTTCGAACCGGAGCAGGTACGGGTCCTGCCCCTGCTCGAGCACATCGATGAGCGGTGCGTCGGAAACGATTTGGGCATTGATCCGGCCACGACCGTCGTCGACGGTGACGTGAGACAACACCTGTCCCTGCATCGTGAGCAGATGAAAGATCATAAAGCTGCGACCGTCGGACCACTGGCCGTGGATCCAGCAGTGGTGATCGATCGGGGCGAAATCGCGTGGGCCCCAAGAGTGGTCGCGCAGTCCCGTACCGGCCAAGTCGATGCGTTCGTCTCCAAAGGAGATGAACCCGGACAGGTCGCAGTTCTGCTCGTAGTGGGTGTGTCCCCAGGACTGGCCGCTCATGTCCATGTCGAATGCCGGACCGCGAGCGGTCCAGGTGACCTCCATGTCGACCCCGATGCCAAGCCCATCGGTCAGCGATCCGGCGCGCAGCTGGTCACCGGTCACCAGCCGTGCCAGACCGTGGAAATTCTTGGTCCATTGGGTGAATGGTTCATCGCAGCGATAGGTCAGCGCGGGGCCCTGCGGACCGCGGTCATCCGGTAATCGGGCCGTGCCTTTGGCGCAGAGGTATCGGTCGTCCGGCAGGTAAAAGACGTAGAAGTCCTGCCACGTCCTCGGATCGAATGCGGTACGACCCTGATGCAGCCAATGGGCGCAGCCAACCTCCGGAAACACGGCGTGGCTCAGGTAGTTCTCGGACCACAACGGCTCGTCGACGATCGCGTGTGGCAGGTCGTCTTCGTCCGACAGAAACTCGGGCCGCAGCCTGTCAGAAGTCCGGCGAAGCTCGGATGGTTGCGCAGCGGTCATTGATCGGTCCTCCAAGACCATTCGGTGATTCCATAACCGACTTCACCGTCCCATTCGAATCGGCTCGCGCCCTCGAACAGGTGATGCGAAGCGGTCGCCCCCGGCGCCCCGAGGATCAGTTCGCTGCCATTGTCCAAGGCCAGCGGAACGGCGGTGAGGATTCGGCCGCGCAGCTTCCCGACATCGCCGTCGGTGCGTCTGAACTCGACCTCGTAAGCATCGCTCCAATGCGCGGGCGGTCGTGGGACGGGCAGCTCGCCGACCTTCGTGATCGGCCGCAACTCGCGGTCTAGTTCATGACCGTGCTCGAGCAATCCCCCGCCGGCCGGGGTGACGTGATGGAAATACATGATCCGTCGCCCGCTGGGGAACTCTCCATAGATCCATACGTGATTACCCAGCTGCGTGAGGTCGCGTGGCCCCCATGAGTGGTCGCGGATGCCGAATCCACTCAATTCGAGTTGCTCATCTCCGAAGACCAAATGGCCTCGAACCCGGCAGTGTTGCTGATAGTGAGCCTTGACTTCGGCCCACACTTGCTCACTCATATCCATGTCGAAGGTGGGACCAGCACCTTCCCAGACGAGGTCCATGTCGACCGCGAGATGCGGCCCGTCCGGTAGCGGGCCGCTTCGCAACTGATCGCCCGATACGAGTTGTGCGAGCCCATGAAAGGACTTGCGCCAGCGCTGAAATGGCTCCAGGCACTCATACGTCAGACCGGCGCCGAACACCGATGCCTGCGCGTCGGCGGGGACTGCCCCCCTTGGCGACGAGGAAGCGGTCCCCGGGAAGCATGAAGGTGAATATCGATTCCCAGAAGCGTGGGTCGTGCTGCGGGCGGGACTGATGAAACCAGGCTCCCGCCTTCGCCGACGGAAAGCACACGCCGCTGAGATAATTTTCCGACCACATCGCGACGTCGGTGGGCGCCTGATGAAATCCTTCGTCGGCGTCGCGGAGATAGACGGGCCGGTCCGGTGATGCAAGCCGCTGACTCATCCCACTTTCGCTTCCGGTCCGACGGTCCTAGCCTGGCTTGTCACCTGCCCGTTTCCCGGACGACTGCGGCGCCCGATTGACAGCCGGGCTTGCAGTGGCGGGCGCCATGGGCCGGCGCCGGTACAGAATCCGGTCGACCAGTTTGCTTACGGGCCCACCGTCGGTGTTGCGCAACACTTCTCGCGCACTATTACGACCTGGCCAGCCGCTCAGGAAGGCCATGGGGAAGGCGCCGGCGGCACTGTGCCACAAGCCTCGGACCGGCGTCCGGTACGCCGATAGCGACGGGACGGGCCGGAACGGACCCATGTTCGCCATCGTGCAGTCGACGTGCTCGTAATTGCCGACGTTGTAGCGGGTGACGAAATCGTCTGGGCTGGTGAGGTCGACGTCGATGATCGCGTCGCGAATGTCGGGGCAGTACCGGGCGAAATTGTCCAGCATCAGGTCCGCGTAGCGCTGGCGCTCCTCGGCCCAGCTGCGCCCGTCCGACAGTCGTACCGGCGTGTTGAACGCGTACATATAGCAGGTGTCCCCGTCGCTTCCGGGCGGTACGAGCGTGCGGTCGTAGATCGAGGACGTGATGTGTTGGATCGGGATGTCGGGGCTGAACTCTCCGCACGTGGCGAGGTTGGCCGAGCGGTTCATGTACTCCATGTCGTCGCAGATCGTGATGGCCGAGAGTGCCTCGTCTTCGCGGCCCGCGCCGTGAAACGGGAACCGGAGCCGGCGGTCCAGCGCGGCGTCGAGTTTGAACGTGTAGATGTTGGCGTGCAGGTCCTGGATGCCGCGCATCTCATCCTTGACCTCGTCCGGCACGATCGCCGGATCCAGTAGGCGGTTGACGAGATGATGAGGCGGGATCGCGGCGATGACCTGAGGCGCGGCAAACTGGCGTCCGTCGGCCAGTCGCACGCCGCGGGCTCGTCCGGCGTGGGTGAGGATCTCCTCGGCGCGGGCGTTGGTGAGGATCTCCCCGCCATGGGCTGTCACGCACCGCGCCAGAGCCTGCGTGAAGGCTCCGGTTCCCCCGACCGGGTGACGCACTCCCCACTCGTGCAAGCCGCAGATCAGCGAAAGGTGCAGCCCTGTCCCCTGCTCCCAGGCGGGGGCGAAGCTGGCCAGCGAGTAGCAAGCAAGAGGGACCTTGATCTCGTCGCGCTCGAAGTATTCCTCGCAGACGGCCTCGATCGAAGAGATCATCGCCCGTGCGCCCCGCGCAATGTGCTTGCGGCCCTTGGCTGCAACCGTCAGCATCTCCCACAGGGCCTGTGGACGCACTCGGAACGGATGGCCCTGGAGATAGGGCAGCGCCGCCTTCAGGGTCACCGTGATTTCATCGACCAGCCGGCCGTAGTTCCTGGCGTCCTTCTTGGAGTAGCGCGCGATCTCCTCCACGAGCCGGGCTCGGTCGCGCCAGATCGGCATCACTTGCCCATGCGGCCCCAACCAGGTCAGCAATGTGTCCGGGTAAACCCAGTTGAGCCCGTACTTGTGCAGCTCGAGCTCCTTGTCCACCGACGGCTGGACACCGGTCAGCAGAAATTCGACCGAACAGGGATTCACGAAATACCCTGGCGCATTGGGCATTTCCATCGTCCATGCCAGGCCACCGACGACATCGCGCGCTTCGAGCACGAGCACCTTCTTGCCCGCTTTCGCCAAGTACGCGGCACTCGTCAACCCATTGTGTCCGGCGCCCACGACGATCACGTCATACATGTGGAACCTCCCGCTCGAAATCTGCCCACCCCATCGCGATGCTTAAGCTACTAGCCATCGAACTCAATGTCTAGATGCGAAGTATTCGGACACGCCGTCGTCCCTCAAGCACGGGCACCGTTCGGCGTGCATTGCGCTCGGATCTGTCGGATCTGGTTCGTCGGAGCGGCAAGATGGTTGCGACGGTGCCGACGCCAGCAACAACCACCAGACCGATGGTCTAGATGTAAAGTTTGGTGGTGGTTTCTGAGCCCGCGACTTCGACTCCAAAGCGCCACCGGTGCGATCGGTGACTGACGAACAGCCTAAACCCCAGGCAGAGCTGCTTGACCGGCTCAGCGATGCCGTGGAGCGGCTGCTGCGCCAAGGCGCCACGTTCGAGGAGATCAAAATCAACGACCTGGTGCGGGAGGGCGGCCTCGCAAAGTCGACTTTCTACGTCTACTTCGCCGACAAGACGGCATTGCTGAGCGCGCTGGCCCAGCGTGTCATGTCGGATCTGGTCGGCTTCGACGCCGCCTGGTGGCACCTGCCGCCATCTGCGAGTAAGCATGAGATCGCGCTCGCCCTGTCGGCCATGTTCGAGGACTACCGCGCGCACGGCCTGCTCCTGGATGCGATCACCGCCGCGACGGTCTACGACCAGGCGTTACGTACTCAGTTCGGCGCACTCATGGGCGTTGCGGTAGAGGCGACGGCCGAGTTCCTACGCACATCGCAAGCCGCCGGCCTCACCCCCGCGGAGCTCGACCCGACCTACATCGCGTTTTCGCTGGTGTGGATGCTCGAGCGAGGATTCAACCGGCTGCTGGTTCGTTCGACGCCCCAGGAGCTGCGGACTCGTCTGGCTTCCCTCACCGAGATCATTTGGTGGACCGTCCGAGGGCACGAGTGATGTCGCGCCGCGCCAGCCGTTCCCCGCGTGACCGACCGAGCCGCCGCGAAGCCGTGGAGTCACGCCTGTTGGCGGTCCTGCAGCGCCGGCTGGAAGAGGGCCAAAGCCTTGCCTCGATCACAGTCGACAGCCTCGTCGCCGAAGCCGGCGTCTCACGCGCCAACTTCTACATCCACTTCCAAGACAAGGTCGACCTGCTGGAAGGGTGGCTGCTCGAAACCCGGCAAGTCTTGTTTGAAGTCAGCAACGCCTGGTATTCCGCAGCGGCATCCCAGCTTTCGCAGCCGCGAATTCACGAGCTACTCGGCGAGATCTTCGGCGTTTATCGGGCTCGGATGACCCTGATGCGGGCCATGTACGAGACCGTCCTGCACGATCCAACCGTGCGCGAGGAGTTCGCCGAGGCTTTCGAGCTGCACTTCGTCGCCTTGACCGAGCACATCCGCAACGGCCAGCGCGATGGGGCGATTCGCCCGGAACTTGATCCACGGGCAACCGCCGAATGGCTCATTTGTTTGGTAGAACGCGTACCCATGCAGATCGACCGTAACGCTGCGCCCCGCGAGCTCGAGGGCCACACCGCCGCGATCGCGCAAATCATTTACCGGACACTCTATGATCTCGGTAATCACTAGGCGGGACAAGGCCTTTCGACGCGGCCGCGCGAACTAGCCTTAGGGCCGCACGGCGAGAAGGTCGAGCGCGCCAGTCGTTTCGATCGCGTCCGAGGTCCGACGCAGCATCTCCACCAGCAACTGCTTGCCGTAGTCATCGGTGTTTTCGTACTGCATGAATGCGAGCCCGGGAAGCATCAAGTTGAAAGCCAGAGCAATCCGGTACTGGCGCCAGGCGCGCTCGTAGTCGTAATCTGTGACGCCGAGCGCGGCGAGCGTGTCGACATAGCGGCGCACCAGCATTTCATCGTTTCCCCGGCGCGCTTCCACCGGAAGGCTTTGCGCCACAAGGTAAGCGACATCCACAATCCCCGCCTGCTGCGCAACGGTCTGGAAGTCGATCATCAAAAGCCCGCCGTCCGGCAGCAGAAAAAAGATTGTCGGCCCGCAGCTCACCGTGAACTATCGTGCGTGGCGTCGCCAGCTCGGTGACGAAAGTCGGCAACATCTCACCCCAGCTGTCGCCGAATTGCTTGACATCATCGGCCACGACCGAGAGCTCGCGCGCGGATTGCCAGGATAGGCCGAAGAATTGCGCGAACTGCCCGTAGACGCCGGCTGCCCGCTCGCTGTCGAGCGGCGGAAAGCGCTCGGCCAGTCCTGGCAGCCGCTCGTGGTTCCACGACCAGGCGTGGAATTTCGCCAACTCAACGACGGCCGTCTCGGCCAACTCGAGGGTCAGGCCCTTGAGTTGGTTCGCGGGTTCAAGCCCGGACAGGTCCTCGAGCACGAGGACGAAGTCGGTTGATTCGCAAGCGATCTCGGCAACGTAGCACGTCGGGACGCGGACGGGGACGTCCTTGGCGAGTTCGGAGTAGAACGTGACCTCGCGAACGTAGGCGCCGATGCCCTCGAGCAGCTGCCGTACCGGCCCCCCGACGGGCAGCTTGACGACGACCGAGTCGGGTATCGGACCCGCTCCCGCCAACTCGAGGCGGTACATAGCGGTCGAGTAGCCCAGCGGTACCGGGGCGCACGACGTGATGGTGACCTCTTGGCCTAGTGCGGCCGACAACCAGCCGCTGTCGAGTTCGTCGATTGTCCGCGGGACGTCCATCCGCGAGACCATAGAAGATAGCGCGTCTAGACGTCAAGTTCGACAGGCCTTATGGCTCTGCCTGCGACCGCTAGATAGCTCATGGCCCTGGCTGGGAACTGGCACCAGGCGACCAAGTCATGCGGCGCTTTAACCTGACCCAACGCCGGCCGCGACCTACGAACCTTAGTTCTAGACAGTGAGTATGACAAGCTGTTACCGTGGCTCCCGCCGCGTCGAGAATTCAGACCGCACCGATGTTGACCCCGCCCCGGCCATCGCCGGTGCGATGGCGGCCTATGCACGGGACTGGCCGGCTAAACCAAGGAGACGCAGATGAGCAAGACGGTCGAGACGGCACTACCCTGTGACAACCACCGCGACATGCCCATGCCGCTGGTCGCTGAATTCACCAAGGCCATCGGCGAGACCCAAGTCGTCGACTACCTCTGGCTGTGGGACGAACTATCAGGGTGGTTCCCCGGCAATTTGTGGCGGCCGGAAAACACGCCTGCTGCGTCGTTCATCGACGCGAACTCCACGTACGACCCCTTCGTGCAGGCCGCCTACGCTTTGGCAGCAAACCCCACGATGGGAGTTCGGCTCTCCACAGACGCGATCCGCTCGGCGCCCGCTGAGCTGCTACGCAAGCTCATCAGCTTGGCCAACTGCACCGACGGCAAAGTCGTAATCGCAGTCGGCGCAGGCGAACTCCGCCAGTCCAAGCCGTTCGGCTACAAACGCGTGGAGGGCCTCAAACGCCTGGAAGATCTGCTCAAATTCATGCGGCGCCTCTACGACGAGCCTGAACCGTGGACCGAGGAGGGCAACTTCTGGCATTACAAGAACGCCACGATCGGCACGCAGCGCCCGGTCAAACGACCGGAGTTCTGGGCGCTCGGCGGCGGTCCGACCCTGCTTGACATCGCGGCGCGATATGCGGACGGCTTCGAAGCGGCTACGCCGCAATCCATTACAACTCCCGAGGAGTTCGCCGACACGGTCAAGACAATGCGCGACAAGGTCGCAGGCTACGGCCGCGACCCTGACGCCTTCGGGTTCGGCATCTGGAACATCTGCGTCTGCCACGACGACGAGGACGGCATCAGCGAGGTCCTCTCCAATCCGCTGGTGAAATACTTTGCGGGGCAGTTCGGACGCGTCGACTCCGACAGGTGGGCGGAGGAGGGCGAGTCGTCGGTCATGCCCGCAGGCTGGAACTACGCGATGAAGTGGGCGCCGTTCGAGCAGGGCGACGAAGAGGTCCAGCGAATCGTCGATCAGGTGTCGCCGTCGTTGGTGCGAAAGTCCTTTCACGTCGGCACGCCCGCGCAGCTACGTGAGCTCAACGAGCGCTTCGTGGAAGCCGGCGCGAATTTCGTCGGGATGCTCGACATGACTCCGCTGGCCCTGGGGCCCGAGCAAGCGCAGGAATCCGTGCGCCGCCACGTCGAGATGTTCAAGGGCCTGAAGAACCGGGAATCTTGACGGCGTGGTGCTCGCGGCACGGAAAGGCCAGACCGAGCAAGAAGAACCCGTATCCGCTCCCCGAACCGATCAGCTCATTCTGTGTCGTCGTCTCAAGCGCCATCGGGCGGATATTCGGCGGATGCCGGAAAGCAATTCAGCAACGCGGGGTCCTCGGCGAGGAGCTTGCGCCAGTAGCGGCGATAGTGCCGGAAGGACATGAAGTCCTGATCGTTGCCGTAAACGGTTTGGCCGTCGTATTGCCATCGGACCAGCGACCACCAGTTGAGGATGTCGCTGTTGATGGGCCACTTGAGCCAATTCAGGCTCTGCCCTTCGGCATGCAGCTCCCGGCCGAGCTCGTCGACGGCATCGATCACCTGCGTGAGCACCCGTCCGTCTCGACCACGTTCGGCGCGACGGGTGCCCCCCCAGGACGCGGGCCTTCACCCCGTCGCGAATGTAGAAGCCCGTCGTAACCGTCTCGGTGGTACCTGCGATCGGGTCTTCGTCAAAGGACAACTCGGTCTGGGGATCGTAGAGATGCCACGCGCTGTCAGGACTCGCGAAGACATAGGGCCACCCGGCTCGCAGCGGGTCGGCGACGTCAGCGTGCCGGGGCCCCCCAGCCACGGTCGCGTAGTGCCCCACAGTCGATCCTGATTCGCTCACCACCAATCTCGAGATATCCGGCGAACCAGCCGGATTGCTCGTAGTGACCAACAGAGAAATCGCCGTCCTTCTTCACCCAGTTCTTGATGCCGGGGTCCTCATCGCCGCTTCTGGCCAGCTTCATGTAGTGCGGCTCGGCCATGGCCGTCCAGGTGAGATCGAACTTGACACCATGGCGGTCGTAGCGAAACCGATATTCCTGTTGAGGCTCTATCATGCTACAGCTCAACGAGTTTGAGAGTTCGAAATCGAACATCTCGGCACCGTTCGGGATGGCCAAGTGTTGATCCCAGCCGTAGTACAGACAGTTGTACACATCCTCGCCGGAGTTGTCCCACACAGCCGGGCCGGCAACCACCAGATTCATGTTGGGACGCCAGTAGAAGTAGATGAAGCCGGACAGATTTCGATCGGGGACGTTGAAGCCGAGCAGGCTGTTCTCGCTCCAATAGGGGTCGTCGCTATGGGGGTGAAATCGCTCGTCGGAGACGTCGATCGTGTCCGTCCAGCCCATGTCGTTCCTCCTCGTCGAGGTCTACGTCTCGCTCCCGTCGAGCGCGCGACGCGATTGACACCATTTTTCGAATCGTACATTATGTTCGAATGATATGTTCGATTAAAGTCCTCGCTGCCGGATGTGGGGCGGCACGACGACTCCAGCCGCGGCGAGGAGGCCGTCGGTGACGGCCGGCTCGCTGTCGCGAAGCCAGACGACACTCACCGAGCGTGAGATCCCGCTCATCACCAATGCCGCAGAGCT
The nucleotide sequence above comes from Mycobacterium kiyosense. Encoded proteins:
- a CDS encoding hypothetical protein (frameshifted, insertion at around 4472692), encoding MDVPRTIDELDSGWLSAALGQEVTITSCAPVPLGYSTAMYRLELAGAGPIPDSVVVKLPVGGPVRQLLEGIGAYVREVTFYSELAKDVPVRVPTCYVAEIACESTDFVLVLEDLSGLEPANQLKGLTLELAETAVVELAKFHAWSWNHERLPGLAERFPPLDSERAAGVYGQFAQFFGLSWQSARELSVVADDVKQFGDSWGEMLPTFVTELATPRTIVHGELRADNLFSAAGRRAFDDRLPDRCAAGGDCGCRLPCGAKPSGGSAPGKR
- a CDS encoding TetR family transcriptional regulator gives rise to the protein MSRRASRSPRDRPSRREAVESRLLAVLQRRLEEGQSLASITVDSLVAEAGVSRANFYIHFQDKVDLLEGWLLETRQVLFEVSNAWYSAAASQLSQPRIHELLGEIFGVYRARMTLMRAMYETVLHDPTVREEFAEAFELHFVALTEHIRNGQRDGAIRPELDPRATAEWLICLVERVPMQIDRNAAPRELEGHTAAIAQIIYRTLYDLGNH
- a CDS encoding DUF5135 domain-containing protein, yielding MTRITTHVAPARGLAADPAPESRRSVPAVVVWAVIGAALLAFEFYVLARWILGPNFRPSHPGVDPISGGQQGLFLVLQIAIPIGAAIGLWAWVIRPWRREGRLTTDGMLALSGAMIFFWDMCMNYTSVTLLYNSGLVNFGAWATGSWPGWVSPHADRLPEPIFVCLPGYTALVFSQVMLILFIVRKIKARRPALSAWAVWAILFLGLIVIDTIIESILLRLGIYAYPGGIRWLSLYSGKTYQLPLTEPIFFAGFGLGAIAALSYFRDDRNRTIVERGIDGLRAGPAKRQWVKFLAIFGGVHAAFAIFYFVPNQFLALHSGPFPDGYPSHMINQMCAYPGDEASRGLNPCPGPGVSIPRP
- a CDS encoding DUF5135 domain-containing protein, translating into MTLGTAAKQTVDERPADRGSAARLWVLNGALWLGLMLYVWTAWIVSGDFRTNTRGRGSEPDWYVVLIRGWEIFALVVSVAILWWFVIRPKIKTGRFTFDGLFFLACVTLCFQEPWINWNSVQFLYSTTSINFGSWTSHIPGWSSPNSELVPLSLWALSAYFWLVGIPAYAGSRFMARLRSKNATMSWLRLVGYSYLAFSVFDIVLESFITRTQLFNYGSVVPALSLWAGTDHQFPVYETISWAGTYTALASLHFFRDDHGRSLPERGLNALRIRSGRLRTFARFLAIMGACQLAMLVTYNIPYSYWGMHAVMAKPFVDREWRTGGVCGPGSAYNCPDGHSPIATKDSPTNRIVGQAATSRRR
- the crtO_2 gene encoding beta-carotene ketolase; its protein translation is MYDVIVVGAGHNGLTSAAYLAKAGKKVLVLEARDVVGGLAWTMEMPNAPGYFVNPCSVEFLLTGVQPSVDKELELHKYGLNWVYPDTLLTWLGPHGQVMPIWRDRARLVEEIARYSKKDARNYGRLVDEITVTLKAALPYLQGHPFRVRPQALWEMLTVAAKGRKHIARGARAMISSIEAVCEEYFERDEIKVPLACYSLASFAPAWEQGTGLHLSLICGLHEWGVRHPVGGTGAFTQALARCVTAHGGEILTNARAEEILTHAGRARGVRLADGRQFAAPQVIAAIPPHHLVNRLLDPAIVPDEVKDEMRGIQDLHANIYTFKLDAALDRRLRFPFHGAGREDEALSAITICDDMEYMNRSANLATCGEFSPDIPIQHITSSIYDRTLVPPGSDGDTCYMYAFNTPVRLSDGRSWAEERQRYADLMLDNFARYCPDIRDAIIDVDLTSPDDFVTRYNVGNYEHVDCTMANMGPFRPVPSLSAYRTPVRGLWHSAAGAFPMAFLSGWPGRNSAREVLRNTDGGPVSKLVDRILYRRRPMAPATASPAVNRAPQSSGKRAGDKPG